From Oceanivirga salmonicida, a single genomic window includes:
- a CDS encoding protein-ADP-ribose hydrolase codes for MSNIFSLLKEMILYLTKEIDKNSKIDIPETLEDGIILWRELINKREVRPISKEYLSLENEFLKKYHLKNNKVSIKDCKQTKNEYIFTYHGSIINLKVDAIVNAANSEMIGCNIPNHKCIDNIIHTFAGYSLKLKCHELMIKQGHKEPIGKAKLTRGYNLPAKYIIHTVGPNISENKKISNIKKELLRQSYYSCLKLAKENNIKTLAFCCISTGEFGFDKKNAAIIAVKTVNDWLEKENYPLVVIFNTFTDEDKRIYADIFKEENFNE; via the coding sequence ATGAGTAATATTTTTAGTTTATTAAAGGAAATGATATTATACTTAACTAAGGAAATAGATAAGAATAGTAAAATTGATATTCCTGAAACATTAGAAGATGGAATAATATTATGGAGAGAGTTAATTAATAAAAGAGAAGTAAGACCAATATCTAAAGAGTATTTATCATTAGAAAATGAATTTTTAAAAAAATATCATTTAAAGAATAATAAAGTTAGTATTAAAGATTGTAAACAAACTAAAAATGAATATATATTTACTTATCATGGAAGTATTATAAATCTTAAAGTAGATGCTATAGTAAATGCTGCTAACAGTGAAATGATTGGTTGTAATATACCTAATCATAAGTGTATAGATAATATAATTCATACTTTTGCAGGATATAGTCTTAAGTTAAAATGTCATGAATTGATGATAAAACAAGGGCATAAAGAGCCTATAGGAAAAGCTAAATTAACACGGGGGTATAATTTGCCTGCAAAATATATTATTCATACAGTTGGTCCAAATATAAGCGAAAATAAAAAAATATCAAATATAAAAAAAGAATTATTAAGGCAGTCATATTATTCTTGTCTTAAATTAGCAAAGGAAAATAATATTAAAACTTTAGCTTTTTGTTGTATATCAACTGGTGAATTTGGATTTGATAAAAAAAATGCAGCTATAATTGCCGTGAAAACAGTAAATGATTGGTTAGAAAAAGAAAATTATCCATTGGTAGTTATTTTTAATACATTCACAGATGAAGATAAAAGAATATATGCTGATATATTTAAAGAGGAGAATTTTAATGAATAA
- a CDS encoding glycine cleavage system protein H: MRKISNFLLIEKENELYTIRMTAELQDDVGTIGFIEFTDEKELKVDDVILNLEASKTVMSILSPLSGTIVEKNESATLKPTLLNSEKKEENWIVKLTNVDFKEFEALEDE; the protein is encoded by the coding sequence ATGAGAAAAATTTCAAATTTTCTATTAATAGAAAAAGAAAATGAATTGTACACAATAAGAATGACTGCAGAATTACAAGATGATGTTGGAACAATAGGATTTATTGAATTTACAGATGAGAAAGAATTAAAAGTAGATGATGTAATCTTAAATTTGGAAGCATCTAAAACAGTTATGTCAATTTTATCTCCATTATCAGGGACGATAGTAGAAAAAAATGAATCTGCAACTTTAAAACCAACGTTGTTGAATTCTGAAAAAAAAGAAGAAAATTGGATTGTTAAATTAACTAATGTAGATTTTAAAGAATTTGAAGCTTTAGAAGATGAGTAA
- a CDS encoding MsnO8 family LLM class oxidoreductase — MKLGVLDYGLVDYKKNSQIALKETVLLAKEAEKLGYSSFWVAEHHNISAFSTTAPEIIIIHLLNQTKNIKICSGGIMPLHYSEYKISEIMNTIEAIYPNRVNFGLGSTLGTTVLNRAMRSIHQKLDYEKVLKKIISYSKQNENIKVYPKIESNLGIFLLSNSINTAKIAGELGLGYIFGVFPYMEKDMYKESKIVHETYIKNFKKSDSLLKPHFIIACFVVIAETEKIAEDFAKCLDIWMLGKDNFNEFKTYPTVKEAKKYVLTDKEKEIIISNRQRVIIGDKKQVKEKLDEFINISNADEVLVIPLIPGIENRCKALKLLAEIYI, encoded by the coding sequence GTGAAATTAGGAGTGCTAGATTATGGTCTTGTAGATTATAAAAAGAATTCACAAATAGCTTTAAAAGAAACTGTTTTATTAGCAAAGGAAGCGGAAAAATTAGGTTATTCTAGTTTTTGGGTAGCAGAACACCATAATATTTCAGCATTTTCTACAACTGCTCCAGAAATTATAATTATTCATTTATTGAATCAAACTAAAAATATAAAAATATGTTCTGGTGGAATTATGCCACTACATTATAGTGAATATAAAATTAGTGAAATAATGAATACTATTGAAGCTATATACCCAAATAGAGTTAATTTTGGGTTAGGTAGTACATTAGGTACAACTGTGCTAAATAGAGCAATGAGAAGTATACATCAAAAATTAGATTATGAAAAAGTTTTAAAAAAAATAATTAGTTATTCAAAACAAAATGAAAACATAAAAGTTTACCCAAAAATAGAATCAAATTTAGGCATATTTTTGTTAAGTAATAGTATAAATACTGCAAAAATAGCAGGAGAATTAGGTTTAGGGTATATTTTCGGAGTATTTCCTTATATGGAAAAAGATATGTACAAAGAGTCTAAGATTGTACATGAAACATATATTAAAAATTTTAAAAAATCAGATAGTTTATTAAAACCCCATTTTATTATAGCCTGCTTTGTAGTTATAGCAGAAACAGAAAAAATAGCAGAAGATTTTGCAAAATGCCTTGATATATGGATGTTGGGTAAAGATAATTTTAATGAATTTAAAACTTATCCAACAGTAAAAGAAGCTAAAAAATATGTTTTAACTGATAAAGAGAAAGAAATAATAATTTCTAATCGTCAGAGAGTAATAATTGGTGATAAAAAACAAGTAAAAGAAAAATTAGATGAATTTATTAATATTAGTAATGCTGATGAAGTTTTAGTGATACCTTTAATACCAGGTATAGAAAATAGGTGTAAAGCTTTAAAATTATTAGCAGAGATATATATTTGA